In Heptranchias perlo isolate sHepPer1 chromosome 7, sHepPer1.hap1, whole genome shotgun sequence, a genomic segment contains:
- the LOC137323963 gene encoding islet cell autoantigen 1-like protein encodes MLESDDLEKHQLTFLNDLLNPNPNAPDDFSHEWQSAFGSSGPSPGPVAEAVEPKLADVPSSFLPSQLFDLSHDTAGAFIGWTDPPKPQPAPILPPQHPEPKVPAIPPQNLPKVPSKAAKGNTQDKSAWFNLFADLDPLSNPDAIGRTDEELLNA; translated from the exons ATGTTAGAAAGTGACGATCTGGAGAAGCACCAGTTGACGTTTTTGAATGACTTGCTGAACCCTAACCCCAATGCACCTGATGACTTCAGCCACGAGTGGCAGAGTGCATTTGGAAGCTCAGGGCCCAGTCCGGGGCCTGTGGCAGAAGCAGTCGAACCCAAACTGGCTGACGTTCCATCCAGTTTCCTGCCTTCCCAGCTCTTTGACCTCAGCCATGATACAGCAGGAGCTTTTATTG GTTGGACTGATCCACCCAAACCACAGCCAGCACCAATTCTACCCCCACAACATCCGGAGCCAAAAGTTCCAGCAATTCCCCCCCAGAACCTACCGAAGGTCCCATCGAAAG CTGCTAAGGGCAACACACAGGACAAATCAGCCTGGTTCAATCTGTTTGCAGACCTGGATCCTCTCTCTAATCCCGATGCCATAGGTCGAACGGATGAAGAGCTCCTTAACGCCTGA